Below is a window of Candidatus Atribacteria bacterium DNA.
GGAAATTAGATATAGACGATTCCGAAAAAGTATTAGATGAATTGGCTGGCAGAGCCATTCTTTTCGATTCTGACCATAACGGAATGAAAAAATATACTCTTCCGCCCCCCATGGCAGGATTCTTCGAATTCTCGATGATGAGGACCAGAGAGGATTTAGATCAAAAACTGCTTTCGGAACTCTTTTACCAGTATCTCAACGTTGAGGATGATTTTGTGAAGGATTTATTTTTAGGCAGCGAGACCTTACTGGGAAGAACTTTTGTACAGGAGGAAGCACTATCCAAGGACAATCTGATTTCCATCCTGGACTATGAAAAAGCAAGCCATATTATAGAAACCGCATCATCTATCGGAATCAGTATGTGCTATTGTCGGCATAAAAGAGAGCATCTGGGAAAGGCCTGTAATGCTCCTATGGATATCTGTATGACTTTCAACAATGTCTCTAAATTCCTGATAAAGCATAATTATGCCCGAAGAATAGAAGCCTCAGAATGTATGGAGTTGTTACATAAGGCTTATGAATACAATCTTGTTCAGTGTGGAGAAAATGTCAGGAACAAGGTTAGTTTTATCTGCAACTGCTGCGGTTGTTGCTGCGAATTCCTGGTTACAGCAAAAAAAATTGGGATACCCCATCCTGTCCAGACTACCTCATATATTCCCAGGATTGATGAAGAAAAGTGCAGTGGTTGTGGAAAGTGCGTCAAAACATGCCCGATTTCTGCTATCGAGTGGGTTTCGAATGATGATGGGACCAACAGGAAACTTAATAAAAAAGTCAAAATAAATGAAGAGATATGCCTGGGATGCGGGGTCTGTGTTAGGGTGTGCTCCCATAAAAGCATTACACTTGAAAGGCGCAAGGAGCAGGTGGTAACACCAGTCAATTCAGTCCACCGGATTGTCTTGATGGCCATAGAAAAAGGGAAACTGCAGGAATTGATATTTGATAACCAGGCTTTTGGCAGCCACCAGGTAATGGCAGCTATGCTTTCGGTTATTCTGAAACTACCCCCCGTAAAAAGAATGATGGCCAGTAAACAGATGAAATCAGTTTATCTTGACAGGCTCTTGGACAAAATATAAAAAAATGATTGTAAAATCCTTGCTGATATATTATCTATTTGTACTTGGCTTTTTCCCAGGTGTCTAAGGATGAAACTACTTGGTTTTTTTTGGAGATGATTAGTTTTATTCAAAACGGAGAAAAATTGATAACTATTTAAGTGAAATATTGGCCATGTATTCTATAAGGAGGTCAGTTATGATAATTGAACATGTTGCTATATGGACAGGAGATCTTGAACGTTTAAAAAGATTCTATATTAAATATTTTAACTGTATAGCAGGGAAAAAATACCGTAATGAATCAAATGATTTTGATTCATACTTTCTATCTTTTGATAACAGTGCCCGTCTTGAATTAATGCAAATGCCATCAGTACCTAAAAACTTAAACGATCCCAAGATACAATATGAAGGAATTATTCACATTGCTATATCAGTTGGCAGTAAAGAAAAGGTGGTTAAAATTACTGAAAAGCTACGATCCGATGGGTATACGATTGTAAGCGAACCGCAAACAACCGGTGATGGATATTTTGAAAGTTGTGCTCTTGACCCAGATGGAAACAGAATAGAAATAACAGTTTAAGGAGGAAACTTATTAGTGCAAGTGCACGGTAGGTAATAAGTATGATTATTCTTCCTGCGGCTAACAAAAAATAATCTGCTTCCTTTTGCATGGACTCGTGCCTTGAATATTCCTACACTGAAATTATTGCCCAGTTCCCAAATTATTTTTAAAAGAAAGAAGGATTTTATTAGTATTTTGTAGTATTAATATAAAATAGGAAGGAAATCGAAAAATAATAATTTTTTAATTGGTGAAAGTGATTCAATAAGGGAAATAAGCATTCTTTAAGTGTAATAATAAGTAACCGTGCTCTTTCGTTTATAATAATTATAACAAAGTTTTAAGACAAAGATTAAGCGGTAAGTGAGGTGATAGAATGGTTACTATATTCAAAACCACCCAGAACAATTTGAAAGAAATCACTGAGTTTGAGAATAATAGCTGGGTAAACGTCTCAACTCCTACCAACGGAGAATTAGAGAAATTATCTCAAAAATTAGATGTTCCTTTTGATTTTTTAACAGACCCATTAGATGTCGATGAAAGAGCAAGGATTGAGATAGAGAATGACTGGATCCTGATTGTCTTAAGAGTACCGCTATTCGAAGAAAAAGAGATTGACATTCCTTTTACTACTATACCGTTGGGTATAATAATGAGCTTTTCTAAAGAAATAATTATTACTGTTTGCACCAAAGAAGTTGACAGTATTTTGGATTTCATCAGTGGCAAGGTAAGA
It encodes the following:
- a CDS encoding 4Fe-4S dicluster domain-containing protein gives rise to the protein MSHIVGKSAYKKLEERLNRFPQGAPPSETLYQILSLLFSEKEAELVSQLPIKPFTVKTASRIWKLDIDDSEKVLDELAGRAILFDSDHNGMKKYTLPPPMAGFFEFSMMRTREDLDQKLLSELFYQYLNVEDDFVKDLFLGSETLLGRTFVQEEALSKDNLISILDYEKASHIIETASSIGISMCYCRHKREHLGKACNAPMDICMTFNNVSKFLIKHNYARRIEASECMELLHKAYEYNLVQCGENVRNKVSFICNCCGCCCEFLVTAKKIGIPHPVQTTSYIPRIDEEKCSGCGKCVKTCPISAIEWVSNDDGTNRKLNKKVKINEEICLGCGVCVRVCSHKSITLERRKEQVVTPVNSVHRIVLMAIEKGKLQELIFDNQAFGSHQVMAAMLSVILKLPPVKRMMASKQMKSVYLDRLLDKI
- a CDS encoding glyoxalase/bleomycin resistance/extradiol dioxygenase family protein → MIIEHVAIWTGDLERLKRFYIKYFNCIAGKKYRNESNDFDSYFLSFDNSARLELMQMPSVPKNLNDPKIQYEGIIHIAISVGSKEKVVKITEKLRSDGYTIVSEPQTTGDGYFESCALDPDGNRIEITV